A portion of the Gigantopelta aegis isolate Gae_Host chromosome 10, Gae_host_genome, whole genome shotgun sequence genome contains these proteins:
- the LOC121383593 gene encoding uncharacterized protein LOC121383593 has product MPKGIKGKKGKGLSKENRTRVPEPPAQAKTMAEPGASQQPSLDLTEEQLAKVTQQLMLQIVESLSLAPATDCIKILCVSSSIVKRAADFARTMPGGTKLGLKQAGISIWWQGYSGLKFMALQKKIITLLKYEHPPDFLFIHCGANDIGQTLLQELLQCVDPLIEFVEKKLPGTKLIWSQMLPHLSWRYSENDAAMDRSRGRFNRTVAKKVLKSGRCYVKYPEILKKPKHLFEKDGVHLSPTGNAILVNTIEEAVCTFKWSESPVYP; this is encoded by the exons ATGCCAAaaggaattaaaggaaaaaagggAAAAGGTTTATCCAAGGAAAATCGTACACGAGTGCCAGAGCCACCAGCACAGGCGAAAACAATGGCCGAGCCAGGGGCATCACAACAGCCAAGTTTAGATCTGACTGAAGAGCAGCTGGCAAAAGTTACCCAACAATTAATGCTGCAAATTGTAGAATCTTTGTCACTGGCTCCTGCTAcag ATTGTATAAAGATTTTGTGTGTCAGCTCGTCCATAGTGAAGAGAGCAGCAGACTTTGCTAGAACTATGCCAGGAGGGACAAAGCTAGGCCTTAAGCAGGCAGGCATCTCCATCTGGTGGCAGGGATATAGCGGCCTAAAGTTTATGGCCCTACAGAAGAAAATTATAACCCTACTAAAATATGAACACCCACCAGATTTCTTGTTTATTCACTGTGGGGCTAATGATATTGGGCAAACTCTTCTGCAAGAATTACTACAATGTGTAGACCCTTTGATTGAATTCGTCGAGAAAAAACTGCCTGGGACCAAACTGATCTGGTCCCAAATGCTGCCACATCTTTCATGGCGGTATTCAGAAAATGATGCAGCAATGGACAGGTCTCGGGGCAGATTTAACAGGACAGTGGCAAAGAAAGTGTTAAAATCGGGCAGGTGTTACGTAAAGTATCCAGAAATTTTAAAGaaaccaaaacatttatttgaaaaGGATGGGGTACATTTGTCGCCTACCGGAAATGCAATTCTGGTGAATACAATTGAGGAGGCCGTCTGCACATTTAAATGGAGTGAGAGTCCGGTGTACCCATGA
- the LOC121383594 gene encoding uncharacterized protein LOC121383594, producing the protein MVPPFVQLFGIHAFIRSEEVLTQVPLAFVLMSWWQTIDYLELFNTLLRKLWQQPQVKRIVSDFEAAMWAAIRAVLPQIQTNNNTEGWHRRINARATSEGIQFYLLVPLLLREAKLVEMAMERVSDERLGRMQRAKQRTRQGEVFQIWEQYHQGDISAKQLIRAISRLE; encoded by the exons ATGGTGCCACCCTTTGTCCAACTCTTTGGAATACACGCATTCATCAGGTCGGAAGAGGTGTTGACTCAAGTACCACTGGCATTTGTCCTAATGTCGTGGTGGCAGACCATTGATTATTTAGAG CTATTTAATACTCTACTCAGAAAACTGTGGCAGCAGCCTCAAGTTAAGAGGATAGTGTCCGACTTCGAAGCTGCTATGTGGGCTGCGATACGTGCAGTTCTACCTCAG ATCCAGACCAACAACAACACTGAAGGTTGGCACAGAAGGATCAACGCCAGAGCTACAAGCGAAGGTATCCAGTTTTACCTGCTGGTGCCTCTGCTTCTGAGGGAAGCCAAGTTGGTTGAAATGGCCATGGAGAGGGTGAGCGATGAAAGGCTGGGTCGGATGCAAAGGGCGAAGCAGAGGACCAGGCAGGGCGAAGTGTTTCAGATCTGGGAACAATACCACCAGGGTGATATCTCCGCCAAGCAGCTGATTCGAGCCATTTCAAGATTGGAATGA